From uncultured Desulfobacter sp.:
CCAGCGATTGGTTATGTCATCAGTTTGTATTTATATTCAAAATTACGCCAATTAATAGGAGCACTAAAGAGAATAGCATGGTGTATTTTGAATATGTTATCAGCGTCATAGTGTTTTTTGCTAACTTATCCCCATATGTGAAGAAAATGTCTTTAAGATGATCTTCTGCTAAACCACACTCATATATTAAAGCCTCAAGATATCTTTTCCCTTTATATTTCACGAGCAAAAATGGTGGGACAAGAAAGTAACCTATGAGGTATCCGAAAAAAACAGAGGCTATGAATATGAATAATGCTATATCAATTATCATTTTGTTTTCTAAATAATTTATTTTCTGAACGTTTTTACCATTTTATATTAATTCTCTATCCTGCCACGGGGGGAGGACATAATCGCGGTGCTGACCGGCGCTGTGCGCCGATCAAGCAAACGATAGTTTGATTGATCGGTGTGCAGTGACCGGTCCAGTACCTTGTTCAGGCGCCAGAGGCGACTGGACAAGGTGCTGGACGAAGTCAGCACCGCGATTCACGGCGGCGGAGCCGCCGTGAACAAGTAATTGTGTAGTTTTTTTCTGGATAACTCCAAACCATTTCATTCCTATTTTCAGTATCAGAAAAAAACTGAATTGACAAATAAATTATAAGGATGCTATAGAATTTTCTAACGGGATAACATGCATATTTGGGAGTTATGCATAAAAATGTCACTCATTCAGATCAACCAAAATTTATTGATCAGTTACAACCGGGAATTGGTTTACAAAAATATTCCGGCAAAAGAACAACAATACTATGTGAAATGGTTGAGATACTATCTGGATTTTTGCAATAAATACAAATTCAATCCTGAAGACGCCGGTAGTATTCCCCATTTTATTGAAAAATTACATTCAAAAAGGCAGTCGACGTTTCAAAAGCAACAGGCACAAAAAGCAATAGAAATATATTTTGGGCTGATTGTCCGGGAACGACAGAGCAAGCAGGCTTATCAAAACCCTGATACAGGCAAAATAATCCGCGATAAATTTAATGTGGCCCCACAACCCGATCAGGATGAAGTTCAAGAAAATCGTGCTGTTTATTCACCACAGCTTGAAATACCGTCTGCGACCACACCATCAAACCCTGCTGTAAAGCCCGATGCAGTCAGTGATGTGGAAACAGGTCAATCATGGCAGGCCGAATTTAAAAAATTGTCTGATGAAATCAATGTCCGCCATTATTCACCTAAAACACTAAAGTCGTATCGCCTATGGGCCCAAAAGTTACAAACCTTTACCCGGTCAAAATCCCCATCTCTTTTGGATGTCAATGATGTAAAATCGTTTTTAACCCATCTTGCAGTGGAGAAGAAAGTCTCGGCATCATCCCAAAATCTGGCGTTTAATGCATTGCTTTTCTTTTTCCGTCATGTGCTGGGCAAGGAATTTGGGGAAATTGATGGTGTGGTTCGCGCAAAAAGGCGGCCGTATATACCGGTTGTCCTATCTAAACAAGAAGTGCATGATGTGATTTCCGTGATGCGCCCTCCTTGTGATTTGGTCGTAAAAATGCTTTATGGCTGCGGATTACGACTGTCGGAATGCCTAAACTTGCGAATTAACAATTTCAATTTTGATGCCGGGATATTAACCGTCCATGACGGCAAAGGCAAAAAAGACAGAACGGTTCCCATTCCAAAAGTCCTGGTTGATGAATTGAAGGTCCAGGTGGATAACGTGTATCAGTTATATCAAAACGACCTTTCCAATGGGTATCATGGTGCTTTTATGTTTGACCGGATCGAAAAGAAATATAAAAATGCAGCTAAAGAATTTATTTGGCAATGGTTTTTTCCAGCAAAAAGACTGACTGAAGTCGCCGACACCAAGGAAATCAGACGA
This genomic window contains:
- a CDS encoding integron integrase; amino-acid sequence: MSLIQINQNLLISYNRELVYKNIPAKEQQYYVKWLRYYLDFCNKYKFNPEDAGSIPHFIEKLHSKRQSTFQKQQAQKAIEIYFGLIVRERQSKQAYQNPDTGKIIRDKFNVAPQPDQDEVQENRAVYSPQLEIPSATTPSNPAVKPDAVSDVETGQSWQAEFKKLSDEINVRHYSPKTLKSYRLWAQKLQTFTRSKSPSLLDVNDVKSFLTHLAVEKKVSASSQNLAFNALLFFFRHVLGKEFGEIDGVVRAKRRPYIPVVLSKQEVHDVISVMRPPCDLVVKMLYGCGLRLSECLNLRINNFNFDAGILTVHDGKGKKDRTVPIPKVLVDELKVQVDNVYQLYQNDLSNGYHGAFMFDRIEKKYKNAAKEFIWQWFFPAKRLTEVADTKEIRRYHFHESHVQKAIKKAVNKAKLTKRATAHTFRHSFASHLLQANYDIRTIQVLLGHSDVRTTMIYTQTVPSRTLKEARSPLDIT